CGCAAGGGTACGATGGAAGAGGCCCATGTGCTTTATGGAGTGACGATGCAGGAATCAGGGGTATCGAAATTGGTTTCGGTCAGATTGCAAGAAACGAAGGAATTAATTGAAACTTAATGAGCGGGGTGTGAAATTGTGAGTTTTTTTAAAAAGCTGAAAGATAAATTTACGCAATCAAGTGACAATGTGACGGAAAAGTTCAAAGATGGCCTGAGCAAAACGAGGGATAATTTCACTACAAAGGTGAATGATCTTGTAGCCAGATACCGTAAAGTGGACGAAGAATTCTTTGAGGAGCTGGAAGAAATCCTCATCGGTGCAGACGTCGGCTTTGATACCGTCATGGAATTGATCGATGAGCTGAAGCTTGAAGTGCAAAGAAGAAATATCCAGGATACAGAAGCAGTGCAGTCTGTCATCTCGGAAAAACTTGTTGACATCTATCAGGGTGACCGAGATGAAGACAACAGCCTGAACATCCAGGAAGATCAATTAACCGTCTTATTATTTGTCGGTGTGAACGGCGTCGGTAAGACGACGACCATCGGGAAGATGGCCCATATGTTCAAGGAAGAAGGAAAGAATGTCGTGCTTGCTGCAGGGGATACGTTCCGTGCAGGGGCGATTGAACAGCTTGAAGTCTGGGGCGAGCGGGTAGGCGTGCCGGTGATCAAACAGGCAGCCGGAAGCGATCCTGCGGCAGTCATGTTTGATGCGGTTCAATCTGCAAAGGCGAAAAAGGCTGATATCCTCATCTGTGATACTGCCGGCAGACTGCAAAATAAAGTGAACCTGATGAAAGAATTGGAAAAAGTCAAGCGGGTCATTGAAAGGGAAATTCCGGGAGCACCACATGAAGTGCTGCTCGTGCTTGATGCCACGACCGGTCAAAATGCGATGGTCCAGGCGAAAACATTCAAAGAAGCAACGGATGTTTCAGGGATCGTCCTGACGAAGCTTGACGGTACGGCCAAAGGCGGAATTGTCCTCGCAATCAGAAATGAGCTTGAAATCCCGGTTAAATATGTTGGCTTGGGTGAAAAGATGGACGATCTTCAGCCGTTTGATGCAGAAAAATATGTGTACGGCCTGTTCTCAAATCTCGTGGACAAAGAAGAAGAATAAGAAATCGGCCAGGTGTAATCCGGCTTAGCAGAAGGGAAATCCGTGCGATCATTGAAATGTCTCATATGGCATGTTGGATCGTCCGGATTTTTTGCTTTATCACGAGGGGGATATATCTCGGGATGAGAAATGCTGCATGAAGTAAAAAACGCTGCATTTTCCTTTTGGATTTTTGGTGGAATCCTTGACAAACGCCTGTAAAGACTGTATTCTTCATATGTAAAGGTTTTTCACTTAACAAGGAGGGATATCCGTGCTGGAGAAAACAACCAGAATGAATTATCTCTACGATTTTTATCAATCTTTGTTAACTCCCAAGCAAAGAAGCTATATGTCCCTCTATTATTTAGACGATTTCTCCCTGGGTGAAATCGCTGAAGAGTATAATGTGAGTCGCCAAGCGGTATACGACAACATTAAACGGACAGAGGCCATGATCGAGGAGTACGAAGAAAAGCTTTTATTATTTAAGAAATTTCAAGAACGCAACGAGATTCTTGATCAATTGCGACAAAAGATAGAAGAGCCGTCAATCGATTCTTCTCATTGTTTAAAACTCATTGATGATCTTGAAATATTGGATTAGGAGGCGGCATGAATGGCATTTGAAGGATTAGCCGACCGACTGCAAGGCACAATACAAAAAATCCGTGGTAAAGGGAAAATCTCAGAAGCGGATGTTAAAGAAATGATGCGTGAAGTTCGTCTTGCTCTTTTGGAGGCAGACGTTAATTTTAAAGTGGTCAAGCAATTTGTCAAGAAAGTAAGCGAGCGTGCAGTAGGGCAGGAAGTCATGAAGAGCCTTACGCCAGGACAACAGGTCATTAAAGTTGTTCAAGAAGAGCTTACCAACTTGATGGGCGGTGAACAGAGCCAGATTGCGGTCGCCAAACGTCCTCCGACTGTCATCATGATGGTTGGTTTACAGGGGGCCGGTAAAACGACGACCACTGGTAAGCTTGCGAACCTGCTTCGCAAAAAACATAACCGTAAACCATTGTTAGTCGCTGCCGATGTGTATCGCCCGGCTGCCATCAAGCAGCTGGAAACGATCGGGAAGCAATTGAGCCTTCCTGTATTCTCCATGGGAGATCAGGTAAGTCCGGTTGAAATTGCGAAAAAAGCGATCGAACAGGCAAAAGAAGAACATCACGATTATGTCCTGATTGATACGGCAGGCCGACTTCATATCGATGAAAATCTGATGGGTGAGTTGAAAGAAATAAAAGAACTCTCAAATCCTGATGAAATTTTCCTCGTTGTCGATGCCATGACCGGTCAAGATGCCGTGAACGTCGCACAGAGCTTCAATGAAGCACTCGGCATTTCCGGCGTCGTTTTGACCAAGCTTGATGGAGATACCCGTGGAGGAGCCGCTCTTTCCATCCGTTCAGTCACCGAAAAACCGATTAAATTCGTCGGTATGGGTGAGAAAATGGATGCGCTTGAAGCCTTCCATCCTGAACGCATGGCTTCAAGGATTCTCGGCATGGGAGACGTGTTGTCCCTGATCGAGAAGGCGCAGGCCAATGTGGATGAAGATAAGGCCAAAGAGCTTGAAAAAAAGATGCGCACCATGTCTTTCACATTTGATGATTTCCTGGAGCAACTCGGCCAGGTGAGGCAGATGGGTCCGCTTGATGAATTGCTGAAGATGATGCCTGGCGCCAACAAGATGAAAGGTCTCGATAAAGTCAAAGTCGATGACAAACAGATCAGTCACGTTGAGGCCATCATCCAATCAATGACAAAGGATGAGAAAACACATCCTGAAACCATCAATGCCTCACGCAGAAAGCGGATTGCCAAAGGAAGCGGAACGTCGATCCAAGAGGTGAACCGTCTTCTTAAACAATTCGAGGACATGAAAAAAATGATGAAACAGATGAGTGGCATGCAAGGAAAAGGAAAGAAAAAAGGGATGAAATTCCCATTTATGTAAGACTTTCGTTCGGTTTTTCAAAAGAAAAATTGAACTGTTAAGAAAAAACACTTTACAAACAAAATACACATTTGATATTATACTAACTTGTGTGAAACTATTCGGAGGTGCTTTAATTATGGCAGTAAAAATCAGATTAAAACGTATGGGAGCAAAAAAATCTCCTTTCTATCGTATCGTAGTAGCAGATTCTCGTTCACCACGTGATGGACGTCAAATCGAAACAGTTGGAACTTACAACCCTGTTGCTAAACCAGCTGAAGTGAAAATCGATGAAGAGCTTGCTCTTAAATGGCTATCAAATGGTGCGAAACCATCTGACACAGTTCGTAACTTATTCTCAAAACAAGGCATTATGGAAAAATTCCACAATGCTAAAAACAGCAAGTAATCGATTAGATCGATGAAAGATCTTATTCTAACGATTGTGAAACCCTTAGTGGACCATCCGGACGCTGTCTGCGTCGACTTAGATGAAGGAGCGAACGGCATAACCTACAAGTTGGCCGTTCACCCGGAGGACATGGGAAAGGTCATTGGGAAGCAAGGGAGAGTAGCTAAATCGATTCGAACTGTGGTATACGCTGCAGCAGGATCTTCACAACAAAAGAAAATCTTTTTAGAGATCGTGGAATAAAGGAGCATCAAGCTCCTTCTCCCGGCTCTCTAGGGAATGAGGGGACTGACCCACAAAGGTTACTTGCTAGCCTTAACACGTCAGTCCCCTTTTTCATAGGGATGAGTCACCTGAAGTGATATGATAGAGTTAAGGGTACAAAAGCCCAAGATTATCCACATTCCCCTCAGAACACCCTGAAGAACCTTGCTTCCATGTGGGGTGGATGAAAAGGAGGAGGAAGTCGTTTGAATGTCATACATACAATTACGGTTAAACAGGTACTGACAGTAAAGAGCAAGGATTTGTTGATGCAGCGATATGAAAATCAAAAGAAACAACTGGCGCAAGAATGCGATCAGTTGCAGTTCGAGATGAAAAAGATCGAGAGAGGGAAGAAATATCCCTCACATAAGCTGAAAAAGCATTTTGATAAGGAATTGAATGACAGGGCTGAAAAAATCAAGCTTCTGGACTTTCAAATCGAACAGCTTATGATCTTACCGATTGGCAGTGAGCTGAAGGAAAGGGAAGTGCAAGGTATGCTCGATATCCAAGTTGGTGACAATTGGGATGAGGCAGCCCTTTCGAAGACGATTGTAGTCGAGGACGGCAAAGTGAAAGAAATTCGTTGAGTGAAGAGGTGAAAGCAATGGAAAAGTGGTTTAACGTAGGGAAGATTGTCAATACGCATGGGGTAAAGGGCGAAGTGAAGATTGTTTCGACAACCGATTTTCCCGAAGAACGCTATCAAAAAGGGAACACATTGTATTTATTCCAAGGTCAGGTGAAAGAACCTTTGGGTCTGGTAATCAAATCTCACCGGAAACATAAAAACTTTGATTTGTTGACATTCGAAGGATATGAAAATATCAACGATGTGGAGAAATTCAAAGAAGGAATCCTGAAGGTGCAGGAAGATCAATTGCAGGAACTTGACGAAGGTGAGTACTATCTGCATGAAATTGTAGGCTGTAAGGTCGTGACCACTGCCGGGGATGCTCTCGGGGTCGTCAAAGAAGTGTTGAGCCCAGGAGCAAACGATGTGTGGGTGGTCAAGGGAGAAAGAGGGAAAGAACATTTGATTCCTTACATAGAGGATGTTGTGAAGACTGTCGATATTGACAACCAAATCATCACGATCGAGCCGATGGAAGGTTTGTTATCATGATGAGGATTGATGTCCTTTCACTATTCCCTGCCATGTTCGAGGGGGTCTTCGGTGAATCGATCATGAAGAAGGCGAAGGAAAAGGAAGCTGTCACCTTCAATGTGATCAACTTCAGGGATTACGCCGACAACAAGCACAATAAGGTCGATGATTATCCATACGGCGGAGGAGCCGGGATGGTATTGAAGCCCCAGCCGATCTTTGATGCAGTGGACGCGGTGAAAAAGGAACAGCAGTCCAAACCGAGAGTCATCCTGATGTGCCCCCAAGGTGAGCGCTTTACGCAGAAAAAGGCAGAAGAGCTTGCAGAAGAAGATCATCTTGTATTCATTTGCGGACACTATGAAGGATATGACGAACGAATCAGAGAGCATGTCGTGACCGATGAAATCTCCATTGGGGATTATGTCCTGACTGGAGGAGAACTGGGATCGATGGTGGTCATTGACAGTGTTGTCAGGCTGCTGCCCGGCGTACTTGGGAACGAGGATTCCCCTGTACTCGATTCCTTCTCGTCAGGCCTCCTCGAGCACCCCCATTATACCCGCCCTGCAGATTTCAGAGGGATGAAGGTGCCTGATGAGCTGATATCGGGGAATCACCGCGTGATCGACGAGTGGAGGGAGAAGGAGAGCCTGAGGCGGACATTCGAGCGCAGGCCGGATTTGCTGGAATCCCGTGAACTTTCCGATAAACAAAAGCAATGGATTGAGGAATGGAGAAAGTCTGAATAATCTATTGCATCCTTGTCTAGGCTGTGATATTATATTCTTTGTGGCTTGAGGATACTTAGGCCATGGATCCCGATGTTCCGCTGCAATCAATCGCTTTTGTAAGAGCATCTGTTGGAAGGAGTTGAATAAGATGCACAAATTAATCGAAGATATTACGAAAGAACAACTTCGCTCTGATCTACCATCTTTCCGTCCTGGTGATACAGTACGTGTACACGTTAACATCGTTGAGGGTACTCGTGAACGTATTCAGGTATACGAAGGAGTAGTAATCAAACGCCGCGGTGGCGGTATCAGCGAAACATTCACAGTTCGTAAAATTTCTTACGGTGTTGGTGTTGAGCGTACTTTCCCAGTACACACACCAAAAATCGCTAAATTAGAAGTTATTCGTCGCGGTAAAGTACGTCGTGCGAAACTTTATTACCTACGTAACCTACGTGGTAAAGCGGCTCGTATTAAAGAAATTCGATAAGAACGTAAGAAGAGGAGCTTGGAGACAAGCTCCTTTTCCTTATGTAAGGACCGTTTTTTGAACAACCCACCTTTTTTTGATGAGAAATCGATCAAATTCTAGTAGAATAGAAAAAGATATAAATAACCTTTGGGTGGTGGAGAAGTGGCAAAAGAAAAAAATGAGTGGTGGGAGTGGATGAAAGCACTGTTGATTGCAGTCGGTTTAGCTGCCATCATCAGATTCTTTTTATTTGCACCGATCGTAGTGGATGGTTTATCAATGATGCCAACGTTACATAATGGGGACCGGATGATTGTAAGTAAGCTCGGTGCTCCTGAACGATTTGATATCGTCGTGTTCCACGCTCCTGAAAAAAAGGACTATATCAAACGGGTCATCGGTTTGCCGGGAGATAAAGTAGCGTACAAAAATGATACATTATATATCAATGGTAAGGCTTATCCTGAGCCTTATCTGAATGAGTACAAAGATCAATTGAGTGACGGGGTGCTGACGGAAGATTTTACATTGACAGACCTCACTGGAGAAGAGACGGTTCCTGAAGGTGAGATTTTTGTGATGGGCGATAATAGACGTTTCAGCAAGGACAGCCGTCACATCGGTACCGTCCGGATTGATGAGGTCATCGGAGATACGAAAGTGATATATTGGCCTGTTAAAGATATAGGCTTTGTGAAATAATAGAAAAAAGTTGTTTGGAGGTGGTCATATGACGATACAATGGTTTCCAGGGCATATGGCTAAAGCGCGCAGGCAGGTTACTGAGAAATTAAAGCTTGTCGACATTGTCATTGAATTAGTAGATGCGAGAATCCCGTTATCTTCCCGGAATCCGATGATCGAAGAAATCATCGGCCAGAAGCCCCGTCTCGTATTGTTGAATAAAGCAGATATGGCGGATAAGAACCGTACGAACCAATGGATCGCCTACTTTAAAGAACAGGGCATCACGGCACTTGCCGTCAATGCACAGGCCGGGAAAGGACTGCAAGTCATTGTCCAGGCCGCGAAAGAGATCCTGAAGGAAAAGTTCGACCGGATGAAGTCCCGTGGGATGAGGCCCCGTGCTATCAGGGCAATGATTGTCGGGATCCCGAATGTGGGAAAATCCACGCTGATCAATCGCCTGGCCAAGAAAAACATCGCGAAAACCGGGAACACGCCCGGCGTAACGAAGGCGCAGCAGTGGATCAAAGTCGGAAAAGAACTGGAATTACTTGATACACCAGGAATACTGTGGCCGAAATTCGAAGATCCCAAGGTCGGTTATAAGCTGGCACTGACCGGGGCAATCAAAGATACCATCCTGAATTTGCAGGATATTGCTGTTTACGGATTAAGATTCCTCGAAGAGCATTATCCAGAGCGTCTTGAGGAACGTTACGGACTCGAAACGATACCGGAAGAGGTTGTAGATTGTTTCAACCACATCGGCAAGAAGAGAGGCTGCCTGATGGCGGGCGGAGAAGTAAACTATGACAAGACGTCCGAAATCATCGTCAGGGATATCCGAAATGTAGAACTGGGACCGATGACATTTGATTTCATCGGTGAATCAGAACAAGACGAAGAATAAACGAAGAGGCTGCACGAAGGGATACCCCCTTTTACACAGCCTCTTTATTATTTCCTGGAAGAACCGATAGTAAAAGGGGGAGACGTTTTGACGAACGTACAAAGAACAATTAAGGAAATCAGTGAAATCATCCGAACAGTCCCGGATACTGATCCTATTTTCGATGAATTAAAGAAGGATGGCAGGAAAGGTGTGCAGAAACTTCTTGATCAGGCCGAACGTGCAAGAAAGAAGCGAGAAGAGGAACATGAAGCATTCAAGGCGCTTACTACATATGAAAATGAACTTCGCAATCAAGGCTTCAGCCTGATTGCAGGGATAGACGAGGTAGGCAGGGGACCGCTCGCAGGTCCCGTCGTGACGGCAGCGGTCATCCTTCCGGAAGATTTCTATTTGCCGGGCTTGAATGACAGTAAAAAGATAAGCGAAGCGAAAAGGGAAGAATATGCTGCCCATATCCGGGCACATGCCATTTCAATCGGGTTGGCGATTGTGGATGCAGATGTGATAGATTCAATCAATATTTATGAAGCAACGAAAAAAGCGATGAACAGTGCCGTCAATAACCTCACCATCTCTCCGGAGTATTTATTGATCGATGCCATGAAGCTCGAAACGCCTTATCCGAGCCAGTCCATTATCAAAGGTGATTCAAAAAGCATTTCCATCGCTGCCGCTTCGATCATCGCCAAGGTGGCGAGGGACAGGATGATGAAGGAGTACGCAACGAAGTATCCCGGTTATGGATTCGAGAATAATGCCGGATATGGAACAAAAGAGCATTTAAACGGCCTTGCCCAGTATGGCATTACACCGCTGCACAGGAAAAGTTTCGCGCCGGTCAAGGAACTGCTGTAACTCCTTTGCACGCTTCTAAATCAATCATGGGACGGGAGATAGAATATGACCCATATTCATGGAACTTCAACGAATCAAAACGTGTCAGCCGCACAGAGGATGCCCTTTGCTTTACAGGAAGGGAAAGTCCTCAATGTACGTGTTCACAAACACCTGGGTGACGCTCAGGCAGAAGTATCTGTAAATGGTCAGCGATTCATAGCGAAGCTTGAAACCCCTGTTGAAGCAGGGGGAAGATACTGGGTGGAAGTGAAGCAATCTGAAAAGGGGATCAGCCTTGCAGTCATTTCTGACCCACGTACAGGGGAAATGACCGCCAAGGGGATGATAGCAGATCTATTGCGTCATATGGCTGTCAAGAACCAGGGAGAGGGCATGACCTCTTTATTGAATGAACTCGTAAAGAATCGTTTGCCGTTTGACAAAGACATGCTTCTATTTGCCGAGAAGCATGTGACCGGAAAAGGAGACGCAGAGAATATTAAAATATTGGTAGATATAGCGAAAAGAAACCTGCCGTTCACGGAGAAGGTTTTTCAATCCATGAAAGCCGGTTTGTCAAAAGAAGGTTTTGTTTCAATGCTGAATACCCTTTCCGGCAAGTTGAGTGAAACAGGAACAGACAAATCCACCCTCCAATTGATCAAAAATATACAAAACCCGGTGAACGGGATGTTGATGGAAAGGATGGTAGGGAAGTCTCTATCAATGCTGTCCAGTCCATCCCAATCTTTTTCGGCCAGGCTCGGGCATTTTGATTTATTGAAGTCTCTAGGCTTTCTGCCGGAAGGGGCCACGATGAATCAATGGAAAGATGGTGTAGCTTCCGCGATTGTGAAGGGCGCTTCTGCCAAGGGGTATGTTGAGAAAAATATTGAGAGAGCATTCCCCTTGTTAAATGGAAATGATGCCGGAGGCCGTGTGGGCAAAGAATTGAACAGGCTCCAGGCAGCTGCAGGCGGCGAGCCTGCAGGCCTGGAGAAGGCAGGCCGTTCACTTGTGAATACACTGCTCTCCAATATGGGTGAAGGCAAAGGGAATCTTGAAACGAAGCTTTTGATGGGGTTGATCAGTGAAGAACAGAAACAGTCGATGGAAATCAATTTTGGAAACCTAGAGCGTTCGCTTGCAAAAGGTGTACCTCTTTCCAATCAGGGCCGGGTATTTCATCAGCTGTATCAACAATTGGAGCAGGAATTCACTCAAGAGATGCAGGGGGATGAATTAACAAAGGTGTTAAAAAGGGTGATTGGCTCACTTGGGATCAATTACGAGGCCCAGCTGCAAAAAAAGGGGTATGAACTTCAACCCCTTAACCTGAAAGAGAGCCTTGTCAGCCTCAGTCTCACCCATCCGCTGCCGGAAGTGCGCCAATTGGCTGATGACATTGTGATGAAATTGAATCATCAAGTCCTTGTATCTCAGGAAAACGCCCCGTTGCTTACCATCATACAGCAATTTCCTCTCTTTCTATTTGGAAGGAATACAGACATCACGCTTCAATGGACGGGTAAGGAAAAAGAGAAAGGGATCATTGACGAAGATTTCTGCCGCGTATTGTTCTATCTGGAACTTGACAGCTTAAAAGAAACATTGATTGATATGCAGGTCCAAAACCGTGTGATCACCCTTACCGTATGGAATGACGATCCTGCTGTTGAAAAGGCGTCACTTGCATTGCTGCCCAAGCTGAAAGCTGGCTTGATGGAACTGGATTACCGGCTGACTTCCGTCAAGGTGAAAACCCCTGACAGAGATAAAGACCTGTCAAAGGACAGCCTTGTGGACCTTGACAATACAACATTCACCGGAGTTGATATCTTGGTATGAGGGACGAAATGGAGCGTAAAGAAGCAGTTGCTTTAGGGTATGATGAACAAAATGGATCAGCACCTAAGGTCCTTGCAAGGGGAAAGGGGATCATTGCAGAGAACATCCTTTCAAAGGCAAAAGAGCATCATGTACCTGTGCAGGAAGATAAAAGCTTATTATCCCTTCTTGGGAAATTGGATGTGGGGGAATCGATCCCTGAAGAGCTTTACGGGGCTGTAGCAGAAGTATTTGCATTCGTCTACAGACTGGACAGGGAGCACGCCAAAAAAAGTTCAGGATAATGCATACAGGCGTTATTGTAAAAAGGGAAGGAATCTCTTAAAATATTTTTCAGATATAATATTTTAAGAGATTTTCCTTTTTCGAACCCAAAGTGATTAGAGTGATAATGCGTAGGTATTGTTCAGAATTTTTAAATTAATATAATATTTTTACCATAATGGTAGACAGATATACTGTCATTTTATACAATGAAAGCGCAGTCTATTTTTTGAAGAGTTTGATAGGAGGATGGAAAATGAATATCCATGAATATCAAGGTAAAGAAATCCTCAGAAATTACGGGGTGTCCGTACCAAATGGTAAAGTGGCTTTTACAGCTGAAGAAGCGGTTGAAGCGGCGAAGACGTTAGATTCTAGCGTATATGTAGTAAAAGCTCAAATCCATGCAGGTGGTCGAGGAAAAGCAGGCGGGGTTAAGATCGCCAAGAGCCTTGACGAGGTGCGTACATATGCAGAAGAGTTAATAGGAAAAACGTTAGTGACTCACCAAACAGGCCCTGAAGGTAAGGAAGTAAAGCGCTTACTTATTGAAGAAGGCTGTGATATTAAGAAAGAATATTATGTAGGTCTAGTATTGGACCGTGCAACTTCCCAAGTCGTATTGATGGCATCGGAAGAAGGCGGGACAGAAATCGAAGAAGTGGCAGAACAGACACCAGAAAAGATCTTCAAGGAGTATATTGATCCTGTAGTCGGTTTAACGGGCTTCCAGGCACGCCGTATCGCGTTCAATATCAATATCCCTCAACAGCTGGTTGGAAAAGCCGCCAAATTCATGATGGGCCTTTATAATGTGTATATTCAAAAGGATGCATCCATTGTAGAGATCAATCCTCTTGTTGTAACAGGAGACGGGGATGTGATGGCACTGGATGCGAAATTCAATTTTGATTCCAATGCATTATATCGTCAAAAAGACGTGCTTGCACTGCGTGATCTTGAAGAAGAGGATGCGAAAGAAATCGAAGCATCCAAATATGACCTTAGCTACATTTCCCTTGATGGAAATATCGGCTGCATGGTCAACGGTGCAGGACTTGCCATGGCAACGATGGATATCGTGAAACATTATGGCGGAGATCCCGCTAACTTCCTTGACGTTGGGGGCGGTGCCACAGCCGAGAAGGTAACCGAAGCATTCAAAATCATCCTTTCTGATGAAAACGTCAAAGGTATTTTCGTCAATATCTTCGGTGGAATCATGAAGTGTGATGTTATCGCAACAGGTGTTGTAGAAGCAGCGAAGCAAATCGGTCTTCAAGTACCGCTGGTTGTCAGACTCGAAGGTACGAATGTTGACTTGGGTAAAGATATCCTTAATAAATCAGGATTGAATATCATTGCAGCTGAATCTATGGCAGACGGCGCACAAAAAATCGTTGAGCAAGTAGGCTAAGAAAGGCGGGGGACTAATGAGCGTATTTATTAATAAAGATACCAAAGTTGTTGTACAGGGAATTACAGGATCAACTGCTCTTTTCCACACAAAGCAAATGCTTGAATACGGTACACAGATCGTGGCTGGTGTGACACCTGGTAAAGGCGGGACTGAGGTTGAAGGCGTACCTGTCTTCAATACAGTTGAAGAAGCGAAGAAAGCAACAGGCGTAAATGCTTCAGTCATTTATGTTCCTGCACCATTTGCCGCAGATGCCATTATGGAGGCAGTAGATGCAGAACTTGATCTTGCTATCTGTATCACTGAGCATATCCCGGTATTGGATATGGTGAAGGTTAAACGTTATATGGAAGGAAAGAAAACACGCCTTGTGGGACCGAACTGCCCAGGTGTTATCACACCTGAAGAGTGCAAGATTGGAATCATGCCTGGTTACATCCATACTAAAGGGCATGTGGGCGTAGTTTCACGATCTGGAACGCTGACGTATGAAGCTGTTCACCAACTTTCCCAAGCAGGAATCGGACAATCAACAGCAGTCGGTATCGGGGGAGATCCGGTAAATGGTACGGATTTCATCGATGTGTTGAAAGCATTCAATGAAGATGAAGACACATATGCGGTCATCATGATCGGTGAAATCGGCGGTACGGCTGAAGAAGAAGCTGCTGAGTGGATCAAAGCCAATATGACGAAGCCGGTAGTAGGCTTCATCGGCGGACGTACTGCACCTCCCGGAAAACGCATGGGACATGCAGGTGCGATCATCTCCGGTGGTAAAGGAACTGCAGATGAGAAGATCCGCGTCATGAACGAGTGTGGCATTCAAGTTGCGCCTACACCTTCAGACATGGGTGAAACGTTAATCAAGGTACTGAAAGAAGAAGGTATCCTGGATAAATGTAAAACACATTAATGTATGTTGAGACTGATGGCAGTTTTGCCATCAGTCTCAATTATCTATATTCAAGTAAATGACGAATGGAGGACATTCATATAGACAGACGACACATGTTATTTCATATCCATCATTGCCGGGGAATTGGATTAAAAGGGACGAAAAGACTGTTTGAAGCACTCCCCGCACTTCCGACACTGTTTGAGTTATCCCCCTCTGTTATACAAAAGATAACCCGTCAGACATCTGCCAATCTACAACTCTTCTACAAAGACCTTCACTCATTCCCGACAGACCGTTATCTTAAGCTGTATGAAGAAAATGATATACAATGGATCACCATCATGGATCCGGATTATCCACATTCTTTAAAGCATGTTTATGATCCTCCGTTTTTACTCTTCTTAAAAGGCGATAAATCCCTCCTTCAGGCACAGAAGAAATTAGCCATCATCGGATCAAGGGATGCCACATCCTACACAATAAACATCCTTCATTCAATGATTCCCACACTGGTAGCTAAACATATTGTGATTGTCAGCGGCTTGGCAAAAGGGGCAGACACCGTCGCCCATAAAGAGGCGATTTCAGCGGGCGGTAAGACCATAGGGGTGATTGCAAGCG
The nucleotide sequence above comes from Bacillus sp. KH172YL63. Encoded proteins:
- the ftsY gene encoding signal recognition particle-docking protein FtsY, which encodes MSFFKKLKDKFTQSSDNVTEKFKDGLSKTRDNFTTKVNDLVARYRKVDEEFFEELEEILIGADVGFDTVMELIDELKLEVQRRNIQDTEAVQSVISEKLVDIYQGDRDEDNSLNIQEDQLTVLLFVGVNGVGKTTTIGKMAHMFKEEGKNVVLAAGDTFRAGAIEQLEVWGERVGVPVIKQAAGSDPAAVMFDAVQSAKAKKADILICDTAGRLQNKVNLMKELEKVKRVIEREIPGAPHEVLLVLDATTGQNAMVQAKTFKEATDVSGIVLTKLDGTAKGGIVLAIRNELEIPVKYVGLGEKMDDLQPFDAEKYVYGLFSNLVDKEEE
- a CDS encoding putative DNA-binding protein, producing the protein MNYLYDFYQSLLTPKQRSYMSLYYLDDFSLGEIAEEYNVSRQAVYDNIKRTEAMIEEYEEKLLLFKKFQERNEILDQLRQKIEEPSIDSSHCLKLIDDLEILD
- the ffh gene encoding signal recognition particle protein encodes the protein MAFEGLADRLQGTIQKIRGKGKISEADVKEMMREVRLALLEADVNFKVVKQFVKKVSERAVGQEVMKSLTPGQQVIKVVQEELTNLMGGEQSQIAVAKRPPTVIMMVGLQGAGKTTTTGKLANLLRKKHNRKPLLVAADVYRPAAIKQLETIGKQLSLPVFSMGDQVSPVEIAKKAIEQAKEEHHDYVLIDTAGRLHIDENLMGELKEIKELSNPDEIFLVVDAMTGQDAVNVAQSFNEALGISGVVLTKLDGDTRGGAALSIRSVTEKPIKFVGMGEKMDALEAFHPERMASRILGMGDVLSLIEKAQANVDEDKAKELEKKMRTMSFTFDDFLEQLGQVRQMGPLDELLKMMPGANKMKGLDKVKVDDKQISHVEAIIQSMTKDEKTHPETINASRRKRIAKGSGTSIQEVNRLLKQFEDMKKMMKQMSGMQGKGKKKGMKFPFM
- the rpsP gene encoding 30S ribosomal protein S16 yields the protein MAVKIRLKRMGAKKSPFYRIVVADSRSPRDGRQIETVGTYNPVAKPAEVKIDEELALKWLSNGAKPSDTVRNLFSKQGIMEKFHNAKNSK
- a CDS encoding KH domain-containing protein; this translates as MKDLILTIVKPLVDHPDAVCVDLDEGANGITYKLAVHPEDMGKVIGKQGRVAKSIRTVVYAAAGSSQQKKIFLEIVE
- a CDS encoding YlqD family protein codes for the protein MNVIHTITVKQVLTVKSKDLLMQRYENQKKQLAQECDQLQFEMKKIERGKKYPSHKLKKHFDKELNDRAEKIKLLDFQIEQLMILPIGSELKEREVQGMLDIQVGDNWDEAALSKTIVVEDGKVKEIR
- the rimM gene encoding ribosome maturation factor RimM (Essential for efficient processing of 16S rRNA); translation: MEKWFNVGKIVNTHGVKGEVKIVSTTDFPEERYQKGNTLYLFQGQVKEPLGLVIKSHRKHKNFDLLTFEGYENINDVEKFKEGILKVQEDQLQELDEGEYYLHEIVGCKVVTTAGDALGVVKEVLSPGANDVWVVKGERGKEHLIPYIEDVVKTVDIDNQIITIEPMEGLLS
- the trmD gene encoding tRNA (guanosine(37)-N1)-methyltransferase TrmD, with the translated sequence MRIDVLSLFPAMFEGVFGESIMKKAKEKEAVTFNVINFRDYADNKHNKVDDYPYGGGAGMVLKPQPIFDAVDAVKKEQQSKPRVILMCPQGERFTQKKAEELAEEDHLVFICGHYEGYDERIREHVVTDEISIGDYVLTGGELGSMVVIDSVVRLLPGVLGNEDSPVLDSFSSGLLEHPHYTRPADFRGMKVPDELISGNHRVIDEWREKESLRRTFERRPDLLESRELSDKQKQWIEEWRKSE
- the rplS gene encoding 50S ribosomal protein L19, giving the protein MHKLIEDITKEQLRSDLPSFRPGDTVRVHVNIVEGTRERIQVYEGVVIKRRGGGISETFTVRKISYGVGVERTFPVHTPKIAKLEVIRRGKVRRAKLYYLRNLRGKAARIKEIR
- the lepB gene encoding signal peptidase I — protein: MAKEKNEWWEWMKALLIAVGLAAIIRFFLFAPIVVDGLSMMPTLHNGDRMIVSKLGAPERFDIVVFHAPEKKDYIKRVIGLPGDKVAYKNDTLYINGKAYPEPYLNEYKDQLSDGVLTEDFTLTDLTGEETVPEGEIFVMGDNRRFSKDSRHIGTVRIDEVIGDTKVIYWPVKDIGFVK